A genomic stretch from Ureibacillus composti includes:
- a CDS encoding primary-amine oxidase, protein MILQTEQVVNVLHPLEPLSADEIKLAVEIVKKEKALTDKVRFATVVLEEPDKDVVLNFKKGDAFNRQAALIILEPQTNQTFEAVVSLTNQTLVSYEEVLDVKPAFMLDEFEEVEKLVIEDPAYQEALKKRGVTDPTLVMIDPWSAGYYNIPEDEGKRVVRALAWVRPAAEKNGYGFPITGLIAVVDVNKMEILRIEDYGVKPLPPTDSAYVPEDAESMPINVRTDVKKLDITQPDGPSFEFEGHCIDWQKWKIRFGFTPREGLVLHTVSYKDGDKERPILYRAALSEMVVPYSDTNPAHNWQNAFDAGEYGIGQLANSLELGCDCLGHIQYFDAVMSNSKGEPFTIKNAVCLHEEDYGIAWKHTDWRTNNVEVRRSRRLVISFFATVANYDYGFFWSFYQDGTIECEVKLTGILNVGALEPGEKSKYGTEVAPQVNAPYHQHFFNFRIDPMIDGVKNSLVESHTVTEVAGPENPNNNAFYTVSNTFKKESEAISNIDLRTQKTWKIVNPNSTNYLGQPVSYKIVTGENCYPFATDDATVIKRAGFIKNHLYVTKFDKKEMYASGKYPNQSKGGDSLEHYVKADRDIENEDIVVWYTMGHHHITRPEDWPVMPTAYQSFQLKPVGFFDRNPAIDLPRPEKKITSCNSKSSCH, encoded by the coding sequence ATGATATTACAAACTGAACAAGTAGTGAATGTATTACACCCATTAGAGCCGCTTTCAGCAGATGAAATTAAATTAGCGGTTGAAATTGTGAAAAAAGAAAAAGCACTAACAGATAAAGTACGTTTTGCGACGGTCGTATTAGAAGAACCTGATAAAGATGTCGTATTGAACTTTAAAAAAGGTGACGCATTTAATCGCCAAGCAGCGTTAATTATTTTAGAACCACAAACGAATCAAACGTTTGAAGCAGTTGTTTCATTAACGAATCAAACTCTTGTGTCGTATGAAGAAGTATTAGATGTAAAGCCAGCCTTTATGTTAGATGAATTTGAGGAAGTTGAAAAGTTAGTTATTGAAGACCCTGCTTATCAAGAAGCATTGAAAAAACGTGGTGTCACAGATCCAACGCTTGTAATGATTGATCCATGGTCAGCAGGTTATTACAATATTCCTGAAGATGAAGGGAAACGTGTCGTACGTGCACTTGCATGGGTACGACCAGCAGCAGAAAAGAACGGTTACGGTTTCCCAATCACTGGATTAATTGCGGTTGTTGACGTAAACAAAATGGAAATTTTACGTATTGAAGATTATGGTGTAAAACCATTACCACCAACAGATAGTGCATACGTACCAGAAGATGCGGAAAGCATGCCTATAAATGTTCGTACAGACGTTAAAAAATTAGACATTACGCAACCTGATGGACCGAGCTTTGAATTTGAAGGACATTGTATCGACTGGCAAAAGTGGAAAATTCGTTTCGGTTTTACGCCACGTGAAGGTTTAGTGTTGCATACAGTGTCTTATAAAGACGGCGACAAAGAGCGTCCGATTTTATATCGTGCAGCATTATCAGAAATGGTCGTCCCATACTCAGATACAAATCCCGCACATAACTGGCAAAATGCATTTGATGCAGGAGAATATGGCATCGGGCAACTAGCAAACTCATTAGAACTTGGTTGTGATTGCTTAGGCCACATCCAATATTTCGATGCGGTAATGAGTAATAGTAAAGGCGAACCGTTCACTATTAAAAATGCGGTATGCTTACATGAAGAAGATTATGGTATCGCGTGGAAGCATACAGATTGGCGTACAAATAACGTAGAAGTTCGACGTTCAAGACGTCTAGTAATTTCGTTTTTCGCAACAGTTGCTAACTACGATTACGGTTTCTTCTGGTCATTCTATCAAGATGGTACGATTGAATGTGAAGTGAAACTTACAGGTATTTTAAATGTCGGTGCATTAGAGCCAGGTGAAAAATCAAAATACGGCACAGAAGTTGCGCCACAAGTTAATGCGCCGTATCACCAACATTTCTTCAACTTCCGTATTGACCCGATGATTGACGGGGTGAAAAACTCATTAGTTGAATCGCATACAGTAACGGAAGTAGCTGGTCCAGAAAATCCGAACAACAATGCTTTCTACACAGTATCGAATACGTTCAAAAAAGAATCGGAAGCGATAAGCAATATCGATTTACGTACACAAAAAACGTGGAAAATCGTTAATCCGAATTCAACGAACTATTTAGGCCAGCCTGTCAGCTACAAAATCGTAACAGGTGAAAACTGCTATCCATTCGCAACTGATGATGCAACGGTTATTAAGCGTGCGGGTTTCATTAAAAATCATTTATACGTTACAAAATTTGATAAAAAAGAAATGTACGCCTCAGGTAAATATCCGAACCAGTCAAAAGGTGGCGATAGTTTAGAACATTACGTAAAAGCAGATCGCGACATTGAAAATGAAGATATTGTTGTTTGGTACACAATGGGGCATCATCATATTACGCGTCCAGAAGATTGGCCAGTAATGCCAACCGCATATCAAAGTTTCCAACTAAAACCAGTAGGCTTCTTCGATCGTAATCCGGCAATTGATTTACCACGCCCGGAAAAGAAAATAACTTCATGTAACTCGAAATCTTCTTGTCATTAA
- a CDS encoding helix-turn-helix domain-containing protein — protein MYKLNFFPMQPDLFRYTNTYEEWKPLKGHFAKQVAIFYEFTTKDVATFPITIVPDGCFDLLFLLSDKEEKAYLWTTPFARKKQNFLKKNAHYFGVRFWPEQTMLTFKDPMKLFIEQVIPLQETLHFDKQIFRDLYEASSLRTRIQVLQQFLLTFQQEPLLEMKIIQSTIQQIYIFNGQCSLKMVANSTGYTEQYIRRLFERFIGLSPKQFAQVVQFQQTINLLNTDDQIDFQDLIHKGGYYDQAHFIKHFKKHMCTTPKTYLKQLI, from the coding sequence ATGTATAAACTGAATTTCTTTCCGATGCAACCTGATTTATTCCGCTATACAAACACTTACGAAGAATGGAAGCCACTTAAAGGACATTTCGCAAAACAAGTCGCTATTTTTTATGAATTCACCACAAAAGATGTGGCTACTTTTCCTATTACAATCGTGCCAGACGGTTGTTTCGACCTTTTATTTTTACTATCCGATAAAGAAGAAAAAGCGTATTTATGGACGACACCATTCGCACGAAAAAAGCAAAACTTTCTCAAAAAAAATGCACATTATTTCGGCGTTCGCTTTTGGCCAGAACAAACAATGTTAACATTTAAAGATCCAATGAAGCTGTTTATCGAACAAGTCATCCCTCTTCAAGAAACACTCCACTTCGACAAACAAATTTTCCGAGACCTTTATGAAGCGTCATCGCTTCGTACACGCATACAAGTACTACAACAATTTTTATTAACCTTTCAACAAGAACCTCTCCTAGAAATGAAAATTATCCAATCAACGATTCAACAAATTTATATATTTAATGGTCAGTGCTCTCTCAAAATGGTAGCGAATTCGACTGGTTATACAGAACAATACATTCGAAGATTATTCGAACGATTTATTGGTTTATCGCCAAAACAATTTGCGCAAGTTGTGCAATTCCAGCAAACAATCAATTTATTAAATACAGACGACCAAATTGACTTCCAAGATTTAATACATAAAGGCGGTTACTATGACCAAGCTCATTTCATTAAACATTTCAAAAAACATATGTGTACGACACCGAAAACGTATTTAAAACAATTGATTTAA
- a CDS encoding ABC transporter, with product MSFQFGISGIFLGFLTGVIWLLLALSGFITEFFGLLGLGGVLGNILNILVALIGFLAFLLFGLYLFKKAWHYCK from the coding sequence ATGAGTTTTCAATTTGGTATCTCTGGAATTTTCCTTGGATTTCTCACAGGTGTGATATGGCTACTACTAGCATTATCGGGGTTTATTACTGAGTTTTTTGGTTTACTCGGTCTAGGAGGAGTTCTTGGTAATATTTTAAACATCCTAGTTGCGTTAATTGGCTTCCTAGCTTTTCTTTTGTTTGGATTATACCTATTCAAGAAAGCCTGGCACTATTGCAAGTAG
- a CDS encoding LysR family transcriptional regulator — translation MDQQLNVFVTVAELGNFSRAAEKLHMTQPAVSQYIQSFEGSMGIKLLERNNKFVRLTQAGEIVYHHAKEILSLHSKMHYLIDDLTNKTSGPLSIGASYTFGEYVLPHVIAKMQGEYPMITPTIMIGNTKEIANLVLGHQLDVGIIEGQFHDKNLSIEPFAEDSLYLVASPKHRLVQKNGEINLSELESEMWIVRENGSGTREVTDKMFKLCGITPKRKLEFGSTQLIKESVEAGLGVSLLSYWAVRKECSMGTLNVIKVEQLPMKRKFSIVLRSPFQTKALSVFLELLKEHDVISDLL, via the coding sequence ATGGACCAACAGTTAAATGTCTTTGTAACGGTAGCAGAGTTGGGAAACTTTTCACGTGCAGCAGAAAAACTACATATGACGCAACCTGCTGTTAGCCAATATATTCAATCTTTTGAGGGGTCTATGGGGATCAAGTTGTTGGAGCGTAACAATAAATTTGTACGCTTAACTCAAGCTGGAGAGATTGTCTATCATCACGCAAAGGAGATATTAAGTCTGCATTCAAAAATGCATTACTTGATAGATGATCTTACCAACAAGACGAGTGGACCTCTTTCAATTGGTGCCAGTTATACATTTGGAGAATATGTATTGCCGCATGTTATTGCAAAAATGCAGGGAGAATATCCAATGATTACACCAACAATTATGATTGGAAACACAAAAGAGATAGCAAATTTAGTTTTGGGGCACCAACTAGATGTAGGAATTATAGAAGGGCAATTCCATGATAAAAATTTATCAATTGAACCATTTGCAGAAGATTCTTTGTATCTGGTCGCTTCCCCAAAGCATAGATTAGTTCAAAAAAATGGCGAAATTAATCTATCTGAATTAGAGAGTGAGATGTGGATTGTCAGGGAAAATGGTTCTGGAACGAGAGAAGTAACGGATAAAATGTTCAAGTTGTGTGGAATCACTCCGAAAAGAAAATTGGAGTTTGGAAGTACACAACTAATTAAAGAATCGGTAGAAGCAGGTCTTGGTGTCAGTCTACTATCTTACTGGGCTGTTCGTAAAGAGTGTTCAATGGGGACTCTAAATGTAATAAAAGTTGAACAACTCCCTATGAAAAGGAAATTTTCAATTGTCTTAAGATCTCCATTCCAAACAAAAGCGTTAAGCGTATTTTTAGAACTATTGAAGGAACATGATGTAATTTCTGATTTGTTATGA
- a CDS encoding putative sulfate exporter family transporter yields MEAQYVNKEPNHFPKKSSSLGIWIGGIGFTFLIALLGYLLAKVPGFGNIGQLASAILIAVLYRQFLGYPELLRSGIAFSSKRLLRFAIILYGLKLNIDTVLQDGLGLLVRDMGVIIFAISVTIWLARKFKADKNISLLLGIGTGVCGAAAIAAVAPIIKSKDEDTAISVGIIALVGTIFSITYTILRPLLPLSDIEYGIWSGISLHEIAHVALATAPGGQDALAFGLFAKLGRVFLLVPLCFLLMYIMKRKGSRDEGSEAKVEFPYFLIGFMIMSIVGSYVIGETIPVSIEFMNGISQLTTWCLTAAMVGLGLNISLRDLQSKALKPLFAMGITSILLSILAYFIV; encoded by the coding sequence ATGGAAGCGCAATACGTAAATAAAGAACCTAACCATTTCCCCAAAAAATCCTCATCTTTGGGAATATGGATTGGTGGAATTGGCTTTACCTTTTTGATTGCCTTACTGGGATACTTATTAGCAAAAGTACCTGGATTTGGTAATATCGGTCAATTAGCATCCGCAATTTTGATTGCTGTTTTGTATCGGCAGTTTTTAGGTTACCCTGAGCTCTTACGTTCCGGCATAGCATTCTCTTCGAAAAGATTATTACGATTCGCCATTATTTTGTATGGACTAAAGCTCAATATAGATACCGTTTTGCAGGATGGTTTAGGCTTACTTGTTCGGGATATGGGGGTAATTATCTTTGCAATCTCGGTAACGATTTGGCTAGCCCGAAAATTTAAAGCAGATAAAAATATATCGCTTCTTTTGGGAATAGGTACAGGGGTGTGTGGTGCAGCAGCCATAGCAGCAGTTGCCCCAATTATCAAATCAAAAGATGAAGACACCGCCATTAGTGTTGGGATTATTGCTCTTGTTGGTACAATCTTTTCGATAACTTATACAATATTACGTCCTCTATTACCGTTATCAGATATAGAGTATGGCATATGGTCAGGAATTAGTTTACATGAAATTGCTCATGTAGCACTCGCTACAGCACCAGGAGGACAAGATGCATTAGCTTTTGGTTTATTTGCAAAACTGGGTCGTGTATTTTTACTTGTTCCTCTGTGCTTTCTTTTAATGTACATTATGAAAAGAAAAGGATCTAGGGACGAGGGTTCAGAAGCGAAGGTTGAATTTCCTTATTTTTTAATAGGATTCATGATCATGAGTATTGTTGGAAGCTATGTGATTGGTGAAACTATTCCAGTATCAATCGAATTTATGAATGGAATTTCCCAACTCACTACATGGTGTTTAACAGCAGCAATGGTTGGACTCGGATTAAATATAAGCCTTCGGGACCTCCAATCAAAAGCATTAAAACCATTATTTGCAATGGGGATTACATCAATCTTACTTTCTATCTTAGCCTATTTTATTGTATAA
- a CDS encoding hydroxymethylglutaryl-CoA lyase, with product MNLPNEVTITEVCPRDGFQSISEFIPSEEKIEIINNLIDCGFKQLEVTSFVHSRAIPQLKDASVVLQGIKRKKDVKLRALVPNLRGLERAIEAGVDKVKLMLSATDSHSISNANSKTFDALKAFGPLVNCAQDSSLIVSGSISVVFGCPYEGDVPIERISEICKRYIDLGIYDLSLADTTGMANPIKIKRIIGELHERFPELKFSLHLHNTRGMAFANAVAGLEVGIKDFDSSVAGLGGCPYAPNASGNIASEDLIHGFAEMGINTGIDIDKLISVGKKIQNKFPSYSDSFILKAGKCSDLHLAPVAQDKLG from the coding sequence TTGAACTTACCAAATGAAGTAACGATTACTGAAGTGTGTCCGCGGGACGGATTTCAAAGCATATCAGAATTTATTCCTTCTGAGGAAAAGATAGAAATCATTAATAATCTTATAGATTGTGGTTTTAAACAACTTGAAGTGACTTCTTTTGTTCATTCCAGAGCGATTCCACAACTCAAGGATGCTAGTGTCGTCTTACAAGGAATAAAAAGAAAAAAAGATGTCAAATTGCGAGCTCTGGTACCCAATCTTCGTGGATTAGAGAGAGCAATAGAAGCTGGAGTAGATAAGGTTAAGTTAATGTTGTCCGCAACAGATTCGCACAGCATCAGTAATGCAAATAGTAAAACCTTTGATGCCTTAAAGGCATTTGGACCTCTAGTAAACTGTGCCCAAGACTCTTCTTTGATTGTATCGGGTTCTATTTCTGTAGTATTTGGCTGTCCTTATGAAGGAGATGTCCCAATTGAAAGAATTTCAGAAATTTGTAAAAGATATATAGATTTAGGAATCTATGATTTATCTTTAGCAGATACAACAGGAATGGCGAATCCTATAAAGATTAAAAGAATCATAGGAGAACTTCATGAAAGATTCCCAGAATTAAAGTTTTCACTGCATCTTCATAATACAAGAGGAATGGCATTTGCAAATGCAGTAGCTGGGCTAGAGGTTGGAATTAAGGACTTTGATAGTTCAGTTGCAGGTTTAGGAGGCTGTCCATACGCACCGAATGCAAGCGGAAACATTGCATCTGAAGATTTAATTCACGGTTTTGCCGAAATGGGAATAAATACAGGAATCGATATTGATAAGCTAATCTCCGTTGGGAAAAAAATACAAAATAAATTTCCATCTTATTCTGATAGTTTTATTTTAAAAGCCGGAAAATGTTCGGATTTACATTTAGCACCAGTAGCTCAGGATAAATTAGGATGA
- a CDS encoding CoA transferase — MNNANFGPLTGIRVLDLSTMIAAPFGATLLGDFGAEVIKVELPGKGDSLRGMGPFHEDEPLRWPGLGRNKKSLTLDLHHEEGKEILRKLVRVSDVVIENFRVGTLEKWGIGYEELKKENPKLIMSRVTGYGQTGPNSSKAGFGTPATAYSGFTYLHGYEDRPPISPSFSLTDYVTGIYVAFATVAALYYRDTNEDGKGQFIDIGLYESMFRMFEFLVAEYDQNGIVKERSPGLSGHSSPAGTFQTKDGHWVSLVTSSDRTFERLAHAMKREDMLVDDRYHINAERLKRFDETNGIVADWVRTLNRDDLLHLLDEYGVPVSPIYSIKDIFEDEHYKQRENIIEIDHPRLGTIKMPGVVPKFSETPGAVRNVGPDLGENNQEILGKLLKLSKEEIENLKKSKVI, encoded by the coding sequence ATGCTAACTTTGGTCCTTTAACCGGAATAAGAGTTTTAGATTTATCAACTATGATTGCTGCACCTTTTGGAGCAACACTTCTTGGGGATTTTGGTGCGGAAGTTATTAAGGTCGAACTTCCTGGTAAAGGGGACTCCTTAAGGGGGATGGGCCCCTTTCATGAAGATGAACCGTTAAGGTGGCCAGGGCTTGGAAGGAATAAGAAATCTTTGACATTGGATTTGCATCATGAAGAAGGCAAGGAAATATTAAGAAAATTGGTAAGGGTTTCGGATGTGGTAATTGAAAATTTTAGAGTAGGAACATTAGAAAAATGGGGAATAGGCTATGAAGAACTTAAAAAGGAAAATCCGAAACTGATTATGTCACGAGTAACGGGTTACGGTCAAACAGGTCCCAATTCCAGTAAAGCAGGATTTGGAACACCTGCAACGGCTTATAGCGGATTTACCTATTTGCATGGTTACGAGGATAGACCACCAATTAGTCCCTCATTTTCATTAACAGACTATGTAACTGGCATTTATGTTGCATTTGCGACTGTTGCTGCCCTATATTACAGAGATACAAATGAGGATGGAAAAGGACAATTTATTGATATTGGTTTATATGAATCTATGTTTAGAATGTTTGAGTTTCTTGTTGCTGAATATGATCAAAATGGAATTGTAAAAGAGCGTTCTCCAGGGTTAAGTGGACATTCTAGCCCTGCTGGTACATTTCAAACGAAAGATGGACATTGGGTGTCGTTGGTAACGAGTTCAGATCGCACTTTTGAAAGACTTGCACATGCCATGAAAAGAGAAGATATGCTAGTGGACGATAGATATCATATAAATGCTGAGCGTTTAAAACGTTTTGATGAAACAAATGGAATTGTAGCTGATTGGGTAAGAACACTAAATCGAGATGACCTACTCCATCTTTTGGATGAATATGGTGTGCCCGTTAGTCCGATATATAGTATCAAAGATATTTTTGAAGATGAACATTATAAACAAAGAGAGAATATTATTGAAATCGATCATCCGCGTCTTGGAACAATAAAAATGCCAGGAGTTGTTCCAAAATTTTCGGAGACTCCAGGAGCAGTTCGTAATGTAGGTCCAGACTTAGGAGAAAATAATCAAGAGATACTAGGAAAACTATTAAAATTAAGCAAGGAAGAAATTGAAAATTTAAAGAAAAGTAAGGTCATCTAA